The following coding sequences lie in one Clupea harengus chromosome 23, Ch_v2.0.2, whole genome shotgun sequence genomic window:
- the LOC105894036 gene encoding protein pelota homolog — translation MKLLQKDIEKDNAGQVTLMPEEAEDMWHTYNLVQVGDSLRASTIRKVQTESSTGSVGSSRVRTTLTVCVETIDFDSQACQLRVKGTNLVENQYVKMGAYHTIELEPNRKFTLAKKIWDSVVLDRIEQACDPTQKADVAAVVMQEGLANIVLVTSAMTLLRAKIEVTIPRKRRGSCTQHEKALERFYEAVMQGILRHISFDVVKCVLIASPGFVKDQFVNYLFREAVRQDNKLLLENRPKFVTVHSSSGHKYSLKEILSDPTLTSRLSDTKAAGEVKALEDFYKMLQHEPDRAFYGLGHVEKASEALAIDILLISDQLFRHQEVATRSRYVRLVDSVRDNGGNVRVFSSLHVSGDQLNQLSGVAAILRFPIADMSEGEEEDSSSDEE, via the exons ATGAAGTTGCTTCAGAAAGACATCGAGAAAGACAATGCCGG TCAGGTGACCCTGATGCCGGAGGAGGCCGAGGACATGTGGCACACCTACAACCTGGTACAGGTGGGGGACAGCCTCAGAGCCTCCACCATCAG GAAGGTGCAGACGGAGTCCTCCACAGGCAGTGTGGGTAGTTCCCGTGTCCGCACAACCCTGACAGTGTGCGTGGAAACCATCGACTTTGATTCCCAGGCATGCCAACTCCGCGTCAAGGGAACCAACCTCGTGGAAAACCAGTATGTCAAG ATGGGGGCCTATCACACCATTGAACTGGAGCCGAACAGGAAATTCACGCTGGCCAAAAAAATCTGGGACAGTGTGGTTCTGGATAGAATCG aacaaGCATGTGACCCCACACAGAAGGCAGATGTGGCTGCCGTGGTGATGCAGGAAGGGCTGGCCAACATCGTCCTGGTTACCTCGGCGATGACCCTACTGAGGGCAAAGATCGAGGTAACCATCCCTCGCAAGCGGAGAGGCAGCTGTACCCAACACGAGAAG GCTTTAGAACGGTTCTATGAGGCAGTCATGCAAGGGATCCTACGACATATCAGCTTTGATG TGGTGAAGTGTGTGCTGATAGCCAGTCCGGGCTTCGTGAAGGACCAGTTCGTCAACTACCTGTTCAGGGAGGCCGTTCGCCAGGACAATAAACTTCTGCTGGAGAACCGGCCCAAGTTCGTGACCGTGCACTCTTCCTCTGGACACAAGTACTCACTGAAAG AAATTCTGTCAGATCCCACGTTGACAAGTCGCCTGTCTGACACAAAG GCCGCAGGCGAGGTGAAAGCTTTGGAGGACTTCTACAAGATGCTGCAACACGAACCAGACAGAGCCTTCTACGG GCTAGGTCACGTTGAGAAGGCAAGCGAGGCCTTGGCCATTGACATTCTGCTCATCAGCGATCAGCTTTTCAG ACACCAGGAAGTGGCGACACGCAGCAGATACGTGCGGCTGGTGGACAGCGTGCGAGACAATGGTGGGAACGTCAG ggTGTTTTCCAGCCTTCATGTCTCTGGAGACC